The proteins below come from a single Falco peregrinus isolate bFalPer1 chromosome Z, bFalPer1.pri, whole genome shotgun sequence genomic window:
- the RMI1 gene encoding recQ-mediated genome instability protein 1, translating to MSTSNIAAKVESWLASTWHVKVPWTWLEACINWIQEENSGSNLSQAQINRQVFEQWLLTDLRDLEYPILPDCILDAPKGELSGFYSIQIDSLVDVSQPAYLQLQKLRGKSTVNEEVTTSTQAFQKPWEAMPTRLLMLQLTDGIHQIQGMEYQPVPVLHSNLPPGTKITVQGNIAYRLGVLLLKPENVKLLGGEVDVLLKEYSQERVLAMLIGETESPNSVGWAGHNQIVSRPVDEFEQNTGPSDEELLASLGESNEFTLNNETALESGYCSGSNNFSTATGSLTVCNGNALLGECGRPLPSSDEQVSPPTEYDDGFLNDFPLEDDFLLEEEMQREPEEVPPVVVNRNIGLITERLPHISRSSCNSSLNGTCEKDDVNERNKPVDTISKQNTFGRTVFDGYRNSMSSFSQHKSLPQTCSSTDFSLEKPPEERQNDTYLDESKCKSQPNSDSRRLDNDLLFFSKPDPQAVQQNHDSQTFPCRAAEAHLDLDSSPFTYISLLLAKNPETITILKVKCFIVTLTGNLTSSNGSWGIKAKISDGSAYLEVDFADDILTSLIGFSVPEMNRLKKDRALHMKLKDGLEKCQKQLIDLCCLMTIEFNPVQSKATVVILQDADARHLEQLKERLNK from the coding sequence ATGTCTACATCTAACATTGCAGCAAAAGTGGAAAGTTGGCTTGCATCAACATGGCATGTTAAAGTTCCTTGGACATGGTTGGAAGCATGTATTAATTGGATccaggaagaaaacagtggtAGTAATTTAAGTCAAGCTCAGATTAACAGGCAGGTATTTGAGCAATGGCTTCTTACCGATCTAAGAGATTTGGAATATCCCATTTTGCCTGACTGTATCTTAGATGCTCCCAAAGGAGAGTTGTCAGGCTTCTACTCTATACAGATTGACTCACTGGTTGATGTTAGCCAGCCAGCATACTTGCAGTTGCAGAAGCTAAGAGGGAAAAGTACTGTAAATGAAGAAGTAACAACTAGTACTCAGGCATTTCAGAAGCCCTGGGAAGCAATGCCTACTCGACTGCTGATGCTGCAACTGACTGATGGGATACATCAAATTCAGGGCATGGAGTATCAACCAGTGCCTGTCCTCCATAGTAATCTTCCTCCTGGAACAAAAATCACTGTACAGGGTAATATTGCATATCGTCTTGGAGTCCTTCTGCTTAAACCAGAAAATGTGAAACTGTTGGGCGGTGAAGTGGATGTTCTTCTGAAGGAGTATTCTCAAGAAAGAGTCCTTGCTATGTTAATTGGAGAAACGGAAAGCCCTAATTCTGTTGGGTGGGCTGGTCACAACCAAATTGTTTCAAGGCCTGTGGATGAATTCGAACAAAATACAGGCCCTTCGGATGAAGAGCTTTTAGCCAGTCTTGGTGAAAGTAATGAATTTACTTTAAACAATGAAACAGCTTTAGAAAGTGGATATTGCAGTGGAAGCAACAATTTTAGTACAGCCACAGGTTCACTGACTGTGTGCAATGGAAACGCTTTGCTGGGAGAATGTGGAAGGCCTTTGCCTAGTTCAGATGAACAAGTTTCACCTCCCACAGAATATGATGATGGCTTTTTAAATGACTTTCCTTTAGAGGATGACTTTCTTCTGGAAGAAGAGATGCAAAGAGAGCCGGAAGAAGTGCCGCCAGTGGTTGTGAACAGAAACATAGGTTTAATTACTGAGAGGCTTCCACATATATCTAGAAGCTCTTGCAATTCATCTTTAAATGGCACTTGTGAAAAAGATGATGTGAATGAAAGAAATAAGCCTGTAGACACTATAAGCAAGCAAAACACTTTTGGAAGAACAGTATTTGATGGATATAGAAATAGTATGAGTAGCTTTTCACAGCACAAGAGCTTACCTCAGACCTGTAGttctacagatttttctttggaaaagccTCCTGAAGAAAGGCAGAATGATACATACCTAGATGAGAGCAAATGTAAATCTCAGCCCAATTCTGACAGCAGGCGGTTAGACAATgatcttctgtttttctcaaaaCCAGATCCACAAGCAGTTCAGCAGAACCATGATTCACAGACCTTTCCTTGTAGAGCAGCAGAGGCACATTTAGACTTAGATTCTTCACCTTTCACATATATTTCCCTTCTCCttgcaaaaaacccagaaacgATTACGATTCTGAAAGTTAAGTGCTTTATTGTTACTCTCACTGGAAACCTCACAAGCAGCAATGGGTCCTGGGGCATAAAGGCAAAAATTTCTGATGGTTCAGCTTATCTCGAAGTAGATTTTGCTGATGATATTCTGACAAGTTTGATTGGCTTTTCAGTGCCTGAAATGAATAGGCTGAAAAAGGATAGAGCTTTACATATGAAGCTTAAGGATGGTTTAGAGAAATGCCAAAAACAACTGATAGATCTCTGTTGTTTGATGACCATAGAGTTTAATCCGGTTCAGTCAAAAGCGACTGTTGTAATTCTTCAGGATGCTGATGCAAGGCATCTAGAACAGTTGAAGGAACGTTTGAATAAATAA